The Streptomyces laurentii region CCATGGCGGGGATGTCCACGTGCGGCAACAGCTCGCCGGCCGCCCGGGCGCGGGTGAACACCTCCGCCGTGCGGTCGATCCAGCCGCGCATCGGGATCCGCCGGTCGAGGCCGTCGTGCGGCGAGCCCTGGTCCACCGTGAGCCGCACGCTGCCGCGCACCAACGGATCTGCGACCCGCAGGAGATGGGCCAGGACCAGGGCCTCGTCGGTGAGGGTCTGGAGCAGCAGCGGCCGCGGCGGCACCGGCGGGAGCATCGCGATCTGGGCGGCGAGGACCTCCTGAGCCAGCTCCTCCTTGGACGTGAAGTGGAAGTACAGGGCGCCTTTGGTGACACCGCAGCGCCGCAGCACCTCCGCGATCGTCGCCGCCTCGTAGCCGACCTCGTCGAACAGTCCCGCCGCGGCCAGCAGGATCTTCTGCCGTGTGCGGATGGCCCGTTCCTGTCGTGCCACTGCGCCGCCTCCCCTCCGTACCTCACGGTCGGGAGACACGATAAGGCCACCGGCTGTCAGCCGGTCCCGTCCTCGCCCTCCGGCGTCCGCGCGTGCCGGGCGGGCCCGTCGGGCCGCGCGAGCAGCATGCGCGGGTCGGCGGCGCGGGTGATCGCGGTCTCGACGGCCGCGATCCGGTCGGCGAGCAGGCCGAGGGCGGCGACCGCCCGCCCCAGCGGGTCGTCGGCCGCGCCGCCGAGCGCGCGGGCGCGGCCGGTCGCGGCGACGATCTCCCGCCAGCGGGCGGTCTGTTCGGGCGTCCGGGTGCCGCGCAGCGCGGCCAGCCGGAGCAGGTTGGCCTCGGCG contains the following coding sequences:
- a CDS encoding autoregulator receptor protein (Helix-turn-helix domains; cl00088;~Transcriptional regulator [Transcription]; COG1309;~autoregulator receptor protein [Streptomyces ghanaensis ATCC14672];~identified by MetaGeneAnnotator; putative), which encodes MARQERAIRTRQKILLAAAGLFDEVGYEAATIAEVLRRCGVTKGALYFHFTSKEELAQEVLAAQIAMLPPVPPRPLLLQTLTDEALVLAHLLRVADPLVRGSVRLTVDQGSPHDGLDRRIPMRGWIDRTAEVFTRARAAGELLPHVDIPAMAHLFTASFIGVQVLSKIMTGHADMVERVSDLMRTTMSSVAVPGVLVRLDFSPSRAWPAYEEALRAGGTRPPAPAPASE